A window of the Cynocephalus volans isolate mCynVol1 chromosome 10, mCynVol1.pri, whole genome shotgun sequence genome harbors these coding sequences:
- the CHRNE gene encoding acetylcholine receptor subunit epsilon isoform X1, which yields MAGALLGALLLLGLLGRGQGKNEELRLYHHLFDNYDRESRPVREPEDTVTITLKVTLTNLISLNEKEETLTTSVWIGIDWHDYRLNYSKDDFGGLHTLRVPSELVWLPEIVLENNIDGQFGVAYDANVRVFEGGYVSWLPPAIYRSTCAVEVTYFPFDWQNCSLVFRSQTYSAEEVAIVFAEDSGEPVNKMDIDTEAFTENGEWAIDFCPGEIRRHHGGPADGPGETDVIYTLIIRRKPLFYVINIIVPCVLISGLVLLAYFLPAQAGGQKCTVSINVLLAQTVFLFLIAQKIPETSLSVPLLGRYLIFVMVVATLIVMNCVIVLNVSLRTPTTHATSPRLRHVLLELLPRLLGSGSPPETPRAAAPPRRASSVGILLRAEELILKKPRSELVFEGQRHRHGTWTAALCRSLGAAAPEIRCCVDAVNFVAENTRDQEAAGEEVSDWVRMGKALDNVCFWAALVLFSVGSGLIFLGGYFNQVPDLPYPPCI from the exons ATGGCAGGGGCTCTGCTCGGTGCCCTGCTCCTCTTGGGGCTCCTTG GCAGAGGCCAGGGGAAGAATGAGGAGCTGCGTCTCTATCACCATCTCTTCGACAACTATGACCGAGAAAGCCGGCCAGTGAGGGAGCCTGAGGATACTGTCACCATCACCCTCAAGGTCACTCTGACCAACCTCATCTCACTG AACGAGAAAGAGGAGACCCTCACTACCAGCGTCTGGATTGGAATC GATTGGCATGATTACCGACTCAACTACAGCAAGGACGACTTTGGGGGCCTACACACCCTGCGGGTCCCTTCAGAACTCGTATGGCTACCAGAGATTGTGCTGGAAAACAA CATTGACGGCCAGTTCGGTGTGGCCTACGACGCCAACGTGAGGGTCTTTGAGGGCGGCTACGTGAGCTGGCTGCCCCCGGCCATCTACCGCAGCACGTGCGCAGTGGAGGTCACCTACTTCCCCTTCGACTGGCAGAACTGCTCGCTTGTTTTCCG CTCTCAGACGTACAGCGCCGAAGAGGTGGCGATCGTCTTCGCTGAGGACAGCGGCGAGCCCGTCAACAAGATGGACATTGACACTGAGGCCTTTACCG AGAACGGCGAGTGGGCCATCGACTTCTGCCCCGGGGAGATCCGCCGCCACCACGGTGGCCCCGCCGACGGCCCGGGGGAAACCGACGTCATCTACACGCTCATCATCCGCCGCAAGCCGCTCTTCTACGTCATCAACATCATCGTGCCCTGCGTGCTCATCTCGGGCCTCGTGCTGCTCGCCTACTTCCTGCCGGCGCAGG CCGGCGGCCAGAAATGCACCGTCTCCATCAACGTCCTGCTCGCCCAGACCGTCTTCTTGTTCCTAATTGCCCAGAAAATCCCAGAAACGTCTCTGAGCGTGCCCCTGCTGGGCAG GTACCTTATTTTCGTCATGGTGGTGGCCACGCTCATTGTCATGAATTGCGTCATCGTGCTCAACGTGTCTTTGCGGACGCCCACCACTCACGCCACGTCCCCGCGGCTGCGCCAC gttTTGTTGGAGCTGCTGCCGCGCCTCCTGGGCTCGGGCTCGCCCCCCGAGACCCCGCGGGCCGCGGCGCCCCCTAGGCGGGCGTCGTCCGTGGGCATACTGCTCCGCGCGGAGGAGCTGATACTGAAAAAGCCGCGCAGCGAGCTCGTGTTTGAGGGGCAGAGGCACCGGCACGGGACCTGGACCG CAGCCCTCTGCCGGAGCCTGGGCGCCGCCGCCCCCGAGATCCGCTGCTGTGTGGACGCCGTGAACTTCGTGGCTGAGAACACGCGAGACCAGGAGGCCGCTGGCGAG GAGGTGTCTGACTGGGTGCGCATGGGGAAGGCCCTGGACAACGTCTGCTTCTGGGCCGCTCTGGTGCTCTTCAGCGTCGGCTCTGGCCTCATCTTCCTCGGCGGCTACTTCAACCAAGTGCCTGATCTCCCTTACCCGCCTTGTATCTGA
- the C10H17orf107 gene encoding uncharacterized protein C17orf107 homolog — protein MRGTPSSLDTLLWVYHFHSSTQVALQPPLLSSLELAAAAAHDYLEQRFRELKSLEPQKPEKPSSPKPTLGLVLREAAASIMSFGTTLLEISALWLQQEARRLDGGDGSPGPAAEAGDPGGALARVAQAAGQGAWQAGVAAGASARLLAQGAWLCLCGRGLQGSASFLQQWRRQLGFGIPGESVSSGWRRHSGDLKVASSSSAEDGGPENP, from the exons ATGAGGGGGACCCCCAGCTCCCTGGACACCCTGCTGTGGGTCTACCACTTCCACAGCTCCACGCAG GTGGCCCTCCAGCCCCCGCTTCTGTCTTCCCTGGAACTCGCTGCAGCCGCAGCCCATGACTATCTGGagcagaggttcagagagctGAAGTCCCTGGAGCCGCAGAAGCCCGAGAAACCGTCCTCCCCGAAGCCCACACTGGGGCTGGTGCTAAGAGAAGCCGCGGCCAGCATCATGAGCTTCGGGACCACCTTGTTAGAG ATCTCAGCCCTGTGGCTGCAGCAGGAGGCGCGGCGTCTAGACGGCGGCGACGGCAGCCCTGGCCCAGCCGCAGAGGCCGGGGATCCGGGTGGCGCACTGGCCCGGGTAGCCCAGGCCGCCGGGCAGGGGGCTTGGCAAGCTGGGGTTGCGGCGGGGGCGAGCGCACGACTCCTCGCCCAGGGGGCGTGGCTGTGCCTGTGTGGACGGGGTCTGCAGGGGTCCGCCTCATTCCTGCAACAGTGGCGACGGCAGCTGGGCTTCGGCATCCCCGGGGAGTCGGTGAGCTCGGGATGGAGG AGACACTCGGGAGACCTCAAGGTGGCGTCCAGCAGCAGTGCGGAGGACGGGGGACCAGAGAATCCATAA
- the CHRNE gene encoding acetylcholine receptor subunit epsilon isoform X2: protein MAGALLGALLLLGLLGRGQGKNEELRLYHHLFDNYDRESRPVREPEDTVTITLKVTLTNLISLNEKEETLTTSVWIGIDWHDYRLNYSKDDFGGLHTLRVPSELVWLPEIVLENNIDGQFGVAYDANVRVFEGGYVSWLPPAIYRSTCAVEVTYFPFDWQNCSLVFRSQTYSAEEVAIVFAEDSGEPVNKMDIDTEAFTENGEWAIDFCPGEIRRHHGGPADGPGETDVIYTLIIRRKPLFYVINIIVPCVLISGLVLLAYFLPAQAGGQKCTVSINVLLAQTVFLFLIAQKIPETSLSVPLLGRYLIFVMVVATLIVMNCVIVLNVSLRTPTTHATSPRLRHVLLELLPRLLGSGSPPETPRAAAPPRRASSVGILLRAEELILKKPRSELVFEGQRHRHGTWTALCRSLGAAAPEIRCCVDAVNFVAENTRDQEAAGEEVSDWVRMGKALDNVCFWAALVLFSVGSGLIFLGGYFNQVPDLPYPPCI, encoded by the exons ATGGCAGGGGCTCTGCTCGGTGCCCTGCTCCTCTTGGGGCTCCTTG GCAGAGGCCAGGGGAAGAATGAGGAGCTGCGTCTCTATCACCATCTCTTCGACAACTATGACCGAGAAAGCCGGCCAGTGAGGGAGCCTGAGGATACTGTCACCATCACCCTCAAGGTCACTCTGACCAACCTCATCTCACTG AACGAGAAAGAGGAGACCCTCACTACCAGCGTCTGGATTGGAATC GATTGGCATGATTACCGACTCAACTACAGCAAGGACGACTTTGGGGGCCTACACACCCTGCGGGTCCCTTCAGAACTCGTATGGCTACCAGAGATTGTGCTGGAAAACAA CATTGACGGCCAGTTCGGTGTGGCCTACGACGCCAACGTGAGGGTCTTTGAGGGCGGCTACGTGAGCTGGCTGCCCCCGGCCATCTACCGCAGCACGTGCGCAGTGGAGGTCACCTACTTCCCCTTCGACTGGCAGAACTGCTCGCTTGTTTTCCG CTCTCAGACGTACAGCGCCGAAGAGGTGGCGATCGTCTTCGCTGAGGACAGCGGCGAGCCCGTCAACAAGATGGACATTGACACTGAGGCCTTTACCG AGAACGGCGAGTGGGCCATCGACTTCTGCCCCGGGGAGATCCGCCGCCACCACGGTGGCCCCGCCGACGGCCCGGGGGAAACCGACGTCATCTACACGCTCATCATCCGCCGCAAGCCGCTCTTCTACGTCATCAACATCATCGTGCCCTGCGTGCTCATCTCGGGCCTCGTGCTGCTCGCCTACTTCCTGCCGGCGCAGG CCGGCGGCCAGAAATGCACCGTCTCCATCAACGTCCTGCTCGCCCAGACCGTCTTCTTGTTCCTAATTGCCCAGAAAATCCCAGAAACGTCTCTGAGCGTGCCCCTGCTGGGCAG GTACCTTATTTTCGTCATGGTGGTGGCCACGCTCATTGTCATGAATTGCGTCATCGTGCTCAACGTGTCTTTGCGGACGCCCACCACTCACGCCACGTCCCCGCGGCTGCGCCAC gttTTGTTGGAGCTGCTGCCGCGCCTCCTGGGCTCGGGCTCGCCCCCCGAGACCCCGCGGGCCGCGGCGCCCCCTAGGCGGGCGTCGTCCGTGGGCATACTGCTCCGCGCGGAGGAGCTGATACTGAAAAAGCCGCGCAGCGAGCTCGTGTTTGAGGGGCAGAGGCACCGGCACGGGACCTGGACCG CCCTCTGCCGGAGCCTGGGCGCCGCCGCCCCCGAGATCCGCTGCTGTGTGGACGCCGTGAACTTCGTGGCTGAGAACACGCGAGACCAGGAGGCCGCTGGCGAG GAGGTGTCTGACTGGGTGCGCATGGGGAAGGCCCTGGACAACGTCTGCTTCTGGGCCGCTCTGGTGCTCTTCAGCGTCGGCTCTGGCCTCATCTTCCTCGGCGGCTACTTCAACCAAGTGCCTGATCTCCCTTACCCGCCTTGTATCTGA